A region of Vitis riparia cultivar Riparia Gloire de Montpellier isolate 1030 chromosome 1, EGFV_Vit.rip_1.0, whole genome shotgun sequence DNA encodes the following proteins:
- the LOC117915209 gene encoding putative F-box protein At5g55150, whose translation MSYTDWSKLPKELIELIFDELQHAGDIIRFGTVCRFWGLVALEARQQVFKPLRPLSPMLLLPPNKDDEAHKLYDFFKKKAYKLQIPAMRDKWCCNSWNGWLITINHTFPYEICCLNPISGVQIDLPPAITFEDSPPDLDETPIEAFLNKVVLSSTPSPSNANCVIMVIHSNYNKLAFCKPGDKRWITLKSEDIQYKDLLYYKDNFYAVGRSKVVQCDIGDDPRVIPFALLPKMGYYQYRYLVESSDCLLYVLRYMDLKDQEDPLKLRYETTGFKWGLPSYYVRKVFGTQKPNYVIDFNV comes from the exons ATGAGTTATACTGATTGGAGTAAGTTACCAAAAGAATTAATAGAGCTAATTTTCGATGAGCTACAACATGCGGGAGACATAATTCGGTTTGGAACTGTCTGTAGGTTTTGGGGTTTGGTTGCTTTGGAGGCAAGGCAACAAGTCTTCAAGCCTTTGAGACCTTTGAGTCCGATGTTGTTACTGCCTCCTAATAAGGATGATGAAGCCCACAAGCTCTATGATTTCTTTAAGAAGAAGGCTTATAAACTTCAAATTCCAGCTATGCGCGATAAATGGTGTTGCAACTCATGGAATGGGTGGTTAATCACAATCAATCACACTTTCCCTTATGAAATATGTTGTTTAAATCCGATTTCAGGTGTGCAAATCGATCTACCTCCGGCAATAACTTTTGAAGATTCTCCCCCTGACCTCGATGAAACACCAATTGAGGCTTTCTTGAACAAGGTTGTTCTGTCTTCTACTCCTTCTCCTTCAAATGCCAATTGTGTCATTATGGTTATTCATAGTAATTATAACAAGTTGGCATTTTGCAAACCGGGTGATAAGCGGTGGATTACTTTAAAAAGTGAAGATATTCAATATAAGGACCTCTTATATTATAAGGACAATTTTTATGCAGTAGGAAGGTCGAAAGTTGTACAATGTGATATTGGCGATGATCCAAGGGTTATACCATTTGCACTACTCCCTAAGATGGGATACTATCAGTATAGATATTTAGTAGAGTCATCCGATTGCCTTCTATATGTGTTGAGATATATGGATTTGAAGGATCAAGAAGATCCTTTAAAGTTGCGGTATGAAACAACAGGTTTTAAG tgggGATTACCCTCTTATTATGTGCGTAAGGTTTTTGGAACTCAAAAACCCAATTATGTCATAGACTTCAATGTTTGA